The Calditrichia bacterium genomic interval GTGTCCTGAACATCCATCGACCGGAAATCCCAGATCTGGTTTGCGCCGGGCAAGCCCACATTTACCGGAATGCTAAACCGTTCATCTTCGATACTTACCTGGGATGTGCCGATTAAACCGAGAATATCGCTGGATGTAATGGTTATCTGTGCAAATCCAACCGTTGAGAAACTATAAACCATCAAAAACGCAACAAGCCACATATTCGCTTTGTAAAATTTTTTCATATTACCTCCGTTCAGATTAAAATTAATAAGCCAGGTTTACAATAATAAATGATGTTACACGCTGATAACGAATTAGCATCCTGTCTAGCACAGAGCGCGTATCGAAGGATGCGGTTGTTTACCGGAATTCCGCACCCTTCGATACGCCCCATTGGGGCTACTCAGGATGCTGGTTTGTTTTGATTCACGGCGTAACAGCTGTTAAATAACAGCTGTTACGCATTTTGATCAAACTGTTTGAAAATATTCAGACGTAGCGGAAAACATGTTTCAGTTGCGAAACGCATGTATGCGTTCCCTACCAACAAAACGTCTGCTATTGTAGGATTCGCACATGTGCGAACCGCAGTTTCGTGACCGCGTAACGTCAGATAATAAAACATCTCCACTGTTCCGGTGACAGAATTAGCCAAATTTTCCGTGCTTTTTCCGGAATGGTGAATAGTTACGTGACCTCAGTAAACTAAGTTGCTGAATAAAAATCGGAATTGACACTTGTCACTATTTCAGTGAGATATCAAAAGAAATCGCGGTTTGTCAGATTAAATTTTAATTTAACAAATTTCCACACCAGTCATTCCTGCAATTTTTTTAGCGGGAACCTATTTATTTTCAATACTTTGGATGCCCGATAAAAGCGTGCGGGCATGACCCGAAATTTACAAACCATTATTGTTCTGAATTTATTGTGTGCACTAAATTTCTTTTTTAAAGTTGTTAGCCCGCAGATATGCTTAACCTATGGTATCAGCAGTGCTTTTTCTCTTTTTACTGCTCAATTGTTACGTTCGTTCGTAATGAAGTATCACTATTCCACTGTCGCAAGTAATTGATTTTTTGAGCTTTAACGATTGCCAGTTTTCTATCTCTCCAAAAGCAGCAACGCCTTTCCCAATGGCAATGGGATTGATAAAAAAGTGAAATTCGTCAATCAGTTCCTGCTTGATTAACGAAGCGACAAATGAACTGCCACCATATACGATAATGTCTTTACCATCCTGATGTTTCAGTTTATGGATTTCGTCTGCCAGGTTTCCTGTTGCAAGCTCTGTATTTTCCCACGGTGATGTTTCAAGTGTCTTCGTAAAAACAATTTTCTTTTGGTTGGCTTTGATTTTAGCTACTTCATGCATTGGATCTTCCGGATGTTTATAGGCATCAAGCCAATAGGGTAGATAGTCAACGGCTAATTTTCTACCGATTATTTCAGTGTCTGCTGAGTTAGCCAGGTCAAGAACATACTGTCTTATTTCGTCCCAAGCCCAGGTTACCCATTTCTGTTCGTCATTTGGTCCTGTCGAATTAAACCCGTCAAGCGTAACCTGCATTTGTAATTTCAATTTTCTCATCATCTTGTTTGCCTGTTTATTGTCTGTTTTATATCATTGTTACCGGTTCCTATTTATTTAATTCACCCAGTTTTTCAACCTTCTTCAGCCATTGTTGACGAAACTCATCTGTTGAAAGTCGTATAGGTCCAATTGGTGTTATTTTTACAGACTTTACTCCGATAAAATTCATTGTCAGTTTTTTCATCGCGCTATGTGACGGACTTTTGTAAATCAATCTATAATACCAATTTGGCTGGTCCATTGTGCAAATTAGTCGAGCTGTTTTTCCATTAAAATATTTGTCCCACCATACTGAACCTTCTCTTTTTTTAAATGCAAATCCAGGTAATAAAACTCTGTCTAGAAATCCTTTCATAATTGCAGGCACAGAACCCCACCAAACTGGATAAACCCAAACTATATGGTCAGCCCATTTTAGTTTTTCTTGGGCTTCTAATAAGTCAGGTTCAAGTTCTGTTCGTTTTCTGTAACCAAATTGGAGGTTAGGATTGAAATTTAATTCCCTGATCCTGATTTCTTTTACTTCAGCAGACGATTTTTTTGCGCCGTTCCTGTATGCTTCAGAAAGTCCATAATTGAAGCTTTCTTTATCGGGGTGGCCGTTTATAATCAGAATTTTCTTTTTATTCATATAGCAATTGTTGTGCTTTCGAAATTTTATTTAAAATTGTTTGTCAAATGAGGATTCGAACATTGCATGTATCCCGAATGAAATTACCTTTACTTGATTAAGCTTATGCCGAATGTATCGAGAAAACATTGACGGTTCAATACATTATTCTGGGCTATTTTGAAATTTGCCTTATAATTTAGAATCTTTGTTCCAGATATGCTGTAATTTCCCACAATGATCACGGCGCCATACTGAAATTTGACACGTAATCCTCTCTTAAACGAATAAACCACTTTGCGCAGGAAAACAACGAAGCATCCGGGTTTTATGTTACCCATCGAATGGCGACACAACCTGACTGCGATTTGGCATACACTATCTGCCAATATTTCATGCCCCAATGCAATTGGTAAACAGCTACATCGCAATTGCTGCTTGCCCGGCTATCATAGCTCCTCGCTCGGGTGCAAAATAGAGCAGCTACCCCGTAAATGCGGGACTTCCGGTTGTAACAAATTAGTGCCCGGGTGCAATTGTGAACAGCTACTTCATAATGGCAATACGCCCGGCATACCAGGATATCCGTCTATATTTAGGTGGGGATTACTACGAAACACCAAAATCGATAACGATCTAACGAAATTTTCCACAACAAATTGCAAAATTGAAATGGGCAACACTTTTGCAAAATCATTTATTGCGAAATTCATTCGACTTGTTTTTAAATTTATTATACCACCAGATGATCAGGGGTGTGTAAAGACAATAGGTAATACCACCAACAATCGAAGCCCAAATAAACGACACCTGATTGAAAACCAAGGTAAGTGCAATTGAAAGCAACGGCACGGAAAACATAATTAGTAATCGTTGTTTTTGGGATTTGGTATAAAAAATCTCGTATTCGTTAAGCTGTAATTCCAACTTGATGGTGTAGGCTCTATGGTAAAACAAAAACAGCACAAGATAAAGGGCAAAGGCAACAAAACCATAGTAAATCATCAAATAGGGTACCTGGTTTCCTTGAATGTTTACGGCAATATCTGTACTGAAAAAAAAGTTGGTTAGAAAAAGCGTTAAAAAGCGTAACGGATACACATAAAAAATTACCAATGCAATAAACAATGTATTTAAGACAGTCAGCTTTGTGTCATTCAGGGAGTATATCTCCGAAAATCCCAAATGTTCGTTCCAAATCAAAATAATAAATGAGATGCTGATTAAAAAAGCGGGCAGCGTTTTAGTAAAAACCAGCAAGTCGCCAAATGAATTGGGATTCGATAAATTGAAAATCAACAGCGTTATGGCGATGCCAAATACAGCGTCAGTCAAATTGTCCAGTCGTGACGCATTTTCACCCCGGTAATTGATTCTTGGGTCGTGTTGTTTGTTCTTATATACCGCATTTCTCATATTCAGTCTATCTGTTTAACACGTTGCAAGGTTCATCTGTTTTTTATCCGAAGAACATAATATGTTGGGTTGCAGCATTCACAATTTTCATATTCCCGTATTTTTATTGAATTGCCGGATCTGAACAATCGCAATTTATCTTTCGGGAGCGATGCGCTGCACTTTAAGTTGTTCGGCAACGTGATCCAGTTTGCTAATCTTCTCATTTAGTCGGCTGCGCAAACTCGCTGCGGATTCGGATGACCCATCCCTTTTGGCCAACCAGTCCAGATTTCTTTCAACCATCCCATATGCAATTCGCAAATTCCCGATCGCATCCAGATCATTTTGCGTTTTGATGATTTCAATCAGTTCTTTCTCAATTGCCGGAATCATTTCCCGGGAGGGATGAAAGCGCATTTTATACATATTCACAATCGCCAAATGGTTCACCGGCGAAGGATGCCCCGGCAGCAATTGTTTGGCGCGATAATATTCGATGGACACATCTTCATCTCTCGGTATCCGGTTGAAATATTCCTTCCCCCAAAACTTGCTGTTCCCCAGCATGATGTGCGCAAACGCGCGATTCATGCTGTCCTGCCGATAGGCATTTTTATCGAGGTAGTTTTGAAA includes:
- a CDS encoding dihydrofolate reductase family protein; the encoded protein is MRKLKLQMQVTLDGFNSTGPNDEQKWVTWAWDEIRQYVLDLANSADTEIIGRKLAVDYLPYWLDAYKHPEDPMHEVAKIKANQKKIVFTKTLETSPWENTELATGNLADEIHKLKHQDGKDIIVYGGSSFVASLIKQELIDEFHFFINPIAIGKGVAAFGEIENWQSLKLKKSITCDSGIVILHYERT
- a CDS encoding NAD(P)H-dependent oxidoreductase, with the translated sequence MNKKKILIINGHPDKESFNYGLSEAYRNGAKKSSAEVKEIRIRELNFNPNLQFGYRKRTELEPDLLEAQEKLKWADHIVWVYPVWWGSVPAIMKGFLDRVLLPGFAFKKREGSVWWDKYFNGKTARLICTMDQPNWYYRLIYKSPSHSAMKKLTMNFIGVKSVKITPIGPIRLSTDEFRQQWLKKVEKLGELNK
- a CDS encoding DUF1211 domain-containing protein, translating into MRNAVYKNKQHDPRINYRGENASRLDNLTDAVFGIAITLLIFNLSNPNSFGDLLVFTKTLPAFLISISFIILIWNEHLGFSEIYSLNDTKLTVLNTLFIALVIFYVYPLRFLTLFLTNFFFSTDIAVNIQGNQVPYLMIYYGFVAFALYLVLFLFYHRAYTIKLELQLNEYEIFYTKSQKQRLLIMFSVPLLSIALTLVFNQVSFIWASIVGGITYCLYTPLIIWWYNKFKNKSNEFRNK